In Colwellia sp. PAMC 20917, a single genomic region encodes these proteins:
- a CDS encoding ribonuclease E inhibitor RraB, with the protein MNRDLALFPQDNVGDALWQMMIDGDDLNQAREIEFSVIFPNEEAALKFGQLLLENNQKLSFCPYEGNDDFPWEITAYPFVGASYENISSYQNLLISSAEPLGGQYDGFYCAAV; encoded by the coding sequence ATGAACCGTGATTTAGCCCTATTTCCACAAGACAATGTTGGTGATGCCTTATGGCAAATGATGATTGATGGTGATGATTTAAACCAAGCCCGTGAAATTGAATTTTCAGTGATATTTCCTAACGAAGAAGCCGCTTTGAAATTTGGTCAGTTACTTTTAGAAAACAACCAAAAACTCTCTTTTTGTCCTTATGAAGGCAATGATGATTTTCCTTGGGAAATTACCGCTTATCCTTTTGTTGGCGCCAGTTATGAAAATATTAGTTCTTACCAAAATTTATTGATTTCAAGCGCTGAGCCATTAGGTGGTCAATATGACGGGTTTTATTGCGCGGCTGTTTAA